The following proteins come from a genomic window of Pyxidicoccus sp. MSG2:
- the epsZ gene encoding exopolysaccharide biosynthesis polyisoprenyl-phosphate hexose-1-phosphate transferase EpsZ, whose amino-acid sequence METMSSATASAAVGAPGTASSQGEGLAEVQAPKLAPGFAAKLNLTVDLVLMTAVLTVASWLGGLLTPESGWVVPGLVAASLVTWIITGTALCLYDSRFAERSKLDHVALVSVTTLAVVTVLAVVGLALPDRVTMTGVAPLLVIFWPVALLLRLFVFRPVAAQERPMDSVLIVGTGAMGRYTGEDLVGRGRRQVLGYVRFPEDAGTSELPARIMGSVEDLERILRNTAVDEVYIAGNTLKQGESMQAAIKLAERFGVPFALPAHSFRLDRARPIERRAVSDGFLHFAAVSPKPHQMAMKRLFDICVSAVALWMLLPLLAAVAAAVKFTSKGPIFFKQLRVGQNGKPFYMLKFRSMVVNAEELKEKLAAMNEQTGPVFKMKNDPRITGIGRFIRKFSIDELPQFINVLRGEMSIVGPRPPVPTEVAKYETWQRRRLSVRPGLTCIWQVSGRNQISFEEWMYLDMQYIDHWSLTSDLTLLLQTVPVVLTGRGAS is encoded by the coding sequence GTGGAGACGATGAGCAGCGCAACGGCAAGTGCGGCGGTCGGGGCTCCCGGGACGGCGTCCTCTCAGGGCGAGGGACTGGCGGAGGTCCAGGCGCCGAAGCTGGCGCCGGGGTTCGCGGCGAAGCTGAACCTCACGGTGGACCTGGTGTTGATGACGGCGGTGCTGACCGTGGCCTCGTGGCTGGGCGGCCTGCTCACGCCGGAGTCCGGCTGGGTGGTACCCGGGCTGGTGGCGGCGTCGCTGGTGACGTGGATCATCACCGGCACCGCGCTGTGCCTGTACGACTCGCGCTTCGCCGAGCGCAGCAAGCTGGACCACGTGGCGCTCGTCTCCGTCACGACGCTGGCGGTGGTGACGGTGCTCGCGGTGGTGGGCCTGGCGCTGCCGGACCGCGTGACGATGACGGGCGTGGCGCCGCTGCTGGTCATCTTCTGGCCGGTGGCGCTGCTGCTGCGCCTGTTCGTGTTCCGTCCGGTGGCCGCGCAGGAGCGCCCCATGGACTCGGTGCTGATTGTGGGCACCGGCGCCATGGGCCGCTACACGGGCGAGGACCTGGTGGGCCGCGGCCGCCGTCAGGTGCTGGGCTACGTGCGCTTCCCGGAGGACGCGGGCACGAGCGAGCTGCCCGCGCGCATCATGGGCTCCGTGGAGGACCTGGAGCGCATCCTCCGCAACACGGCGGTGGACGAGGTCTACATCGCGGGCAACACGCTGAAGCAGGGCGAGTCCATGCAGGCGGCCATCAAGCTGGCCGAGCGCTTCGGCGTGCCCTTCGCGCTGCCGGCGCACAGCTTCCGCCTGGACCGCGCCCGCCCCATCGAGCGCCGCGCGGTGTCCGACGGCTTCCTGCACTTCGCCGCGGTGAGCCCCAAGCCGCACCAGATGGCCATGAAGCGCCTGTTCGACATCTGCGTGTCGGCCGTCGCGCTGTGGATGCTGCTGCCGCTGCTCGCCGCCGTGGCGGCCGCGGTGAAGTTCACCTCCAAGGGCCCCATCTTCTTCAAGCAGCTTCGCGTGGGGCAGAACGGCAAGCCGTTCTACATGCTGAAGTTCCGCTCCATGGTGGTGAACGCCGAGGAGCTGAAGGAGAAGCTGGCGGCGATGAACGAGCAGACGGGCCCGGTCTTCAAGATGAAGAACGACCCGCGCATCACCGGCATCGGCCGGTTCATCCGCAAGTTCTCCATCGACGAGCTGCCCCAGTTCATCAACGTGCTGCGCGGTGAGATGAGCATCGTCGGCCCGCGCCCGCCGGTGCCCACCGAGGTCGCCAAGTACGAGACGTGGCAGCGCCGCCGCCTGTCCGTGCGCCCGGGCCTCACCTGCATCTGGCAGGTCTCCGGCCGCAACCAGATTTCCTTCGAGGAGTGGATGTACCTGGACATGCAGTACATCGACCACTGGAGCCTCACCAGCGACCTGACGCTGCTGCTCCAGACGGTGCCGGTGGTGCTCACCGGCCGAGGGGCCAGCTAG
- the fdhD gene encoding formate dehydrogenase accessory sulfurtransferase FdhD: MSAVPALCIVGWSGSGKTTLLTKLVPELSARGLRVAVVKHSSDAHPLHRPGSDTARFQEAGAVLTGFATPSGVQLTTSDAPADALPPLFRRFSGAVDLILVEGWKDGPLPKLELWREDLGPPLAPSRPEVLALLSELSSRPTGVSQDVRVLDRDDVRAVADLVLMHLRPGRRGPLPPADSRGVTRRLVQRWDGAALSPAVEDDVAVEEPLEIRVSGDSVAITMRTPGHDRELATGFLFSEGILRSVDDLGTLAHCGRPGDEGWGNVLDVTPASGAVLDVERVRAARRGTLTTSACGVCGRRSVEDLLAVCPPVPPGPQLPPEAVARATERLRDVQRIFARTGGVHAAAALDADGHVLAAYEDVGRHNAVDKVVGALVLAGAIHNVRVPRTSLTRQAALLAVSGRVSFEIIQKAAVAHIPVVAGVSAASSLAIELALRSGMTLATFVRDGRFNIYTAPERIRLP; this comes from the coding sequence ATGAGCGCCGTGCCCGCCCTCTGCATCGTCGGCTGGTCCGGCTCCGGGAAGACGACGCTGCTCACGAAGCTCGTCCCGGAGCTCTCCGCGCGCGGCCTGCGCGTCGCCGTGGTGAAGCACTCCTCGGACGCGCACCCGCTGCACCGTCCGGGCAGCGACACCGCGCGCTTCCAGGAAGCCGGCGCCGTGCTCACCGGCTTCGCCACCCCCTCCGGCGTACAGCTCACCACCAGCGACGCCCCCGCTGACGCGCTGCCTCCACTGTTCCGCCGCTTCTCCGGCGCCGTGGACCTGATCCTCGTGGAGGGCTGGAAGGACGGCCCCCTGCCCAAGCTGGAGCTCTGGCGCGAGGACCTCGGCCCGCCGCTCGCCCCGTCGCGCCCGGAGGTCCTCGCCCTCCTCTCGGAGCTTTCCTCGCGGCCCACGGGCGTCTCCCAGGACGTGCGGGTGCTCGACCGCGACGACGTGCGCGCCGTGGCGGACCTCGTCCTGATGCACCTGCGCCCGGGCCGGCGCGGGCCCCTGCCTCCCGCGGACTCGCGCGGCGTGACGCGGCGCCTCGTGCAGCGGTGGGACGGCGCCGCGCTCTCTCCCGCCGTGGAAGACGACGTCGCCGTGGAGGAGCCGCTGGAGATTCGCGTCAGCGGAGACTCCGTCGCCATCACCATGCGCACCCCCGGCCACGACCGCGAGCTGGCCACGGGCTTCCTCTTCTCCGAGGGCATCCTCCGGAGCGTGGACGACCTGGGCACCCTCGCCCACTGTGGCCGACCCGGAGATGAAGGCTGGGGCAACGTGCTCGACGTCACGCCCGCCTCCGGCGCCGTGCTCGACGTGGAGCGTGTGCGTGCCGCGCGCAGGGGCACCCTCACCACCTCCGCATGTGGGGTCTGCGGCCGCCGCAGCGTGGAGGACCTGCTCGCCGTCTGCCCGCCCGTGCCGCCCGGCCCCCAGCTCCCTCCCGAGGCCGTGGCCCGCGCCACCGAGCGTCTGCGCGACGTGCAGCGCATCTTCGCCCGCACCGGCGGGGTCCACGCCGCCGCCGCGCTCGATGCCGACGGCCATGTCCTCGCCGCCTACGAGGACGTCGGCCGCCACAACGCCGTGGACAAGGTGGTGGGCGCCCTCGTCCTCGCCGGGGCCATACACAACGTGCGAGTCCCCCGCACCTCACTGACACGTCAAGCGGCACTCCTCGCGGTGAGTGGACGCGTCAGCTTCGAAATCATCCAGAAAGCAGCGGTGGCTCACATCCCCGTGGTCGCAGGAGTTTCTGCAGCGAGCTCCCTCGCGATTGAGCTCGCCCTGCGTTCTGGAATGACGCTGGCGACGTTCGTCCGGGACGGGCGCTTCAACATCTACACCGCACCCGAGCGCATCCGCCTCCCGTAA
- the glp gene encoding gephyrin-like molybdotransferase Glp, with protein sequence MPLTPLSTARQTALDAIAPAAPERVSLLDAHGRFLAAAVTAARSLPGCDNSAMDGWAVRAEETRGANRDRPARLRIVDAIYAGALPSRPLQPGEAARIFTGAPLPSGADAVIRQEAARASDDGLHVDIFITVPPGHDIRRAGEEVVAGTPLFPPGQRVGAAVLGVLASMGETAAWVRPAPRVAVLATGDELVSPGTPALPHQVYESNLILVAALAREAGADVRHLDRARDDEDTLRDALRRLAPQVDVLITTGGASVGDKDHVKRVLAALGARFHVDGVALKPGKPVAVARLGDTAVVVLPGNPGAATVAFDQFARPLLLKRQGVLETRRRVRARLSEPRHKQAGLTYLITAALEHSGDGEPVARLRPQGAGQILQNVHGEGWAVLPSGRADFAAGDSVDVELFHDSAHVAADLAPSTTA encoded by the coding sequence ATGCCGCTCACGCCCCTCTCCACCGCCCGGCAGACCGCGCTCGACGCCATTGCCCCGGCGGCACCGGAGCGCGTGTCACTGCTCGACGCTCACGGCCGATTCCTCGCGGCCGCCGTCACCGCGGCGCGTTCGCTGCCCGGCTGCGACAACTCCGCCATGGACGGGTGGGCCGTGCGCGCCGAGGAGACCCGGGGCGCCAACCGCGACCGTCCCGCGCGCCTGCGCATCGTCGACGCCATCTACGCGGGCGCCCTCCCCTCGCGCCCGCTCCAGCCCGGCGAGGCCGCCCGCATCTTCACCGGCGCCCCGCTCCCCTCCGGCGCCGACGCCGTCATCCGCCAGGAGGCCGCGCGCGCCAGTGACGATGGGCTCCACGTGGACATCTTCATCACCGTCCCGCCCGGCCACGACATCCGCCGCGCCGGAGAAGAGGTCGTCGCCGGCACACCCCTCTTCCCCCCCGGCCAGCGCGTCGGTGCCGCGGTGCTCGGCGTGCTCGCGTCCATGGGAGAGACGGCCGCCTGGGTGCGTCCCGCGCCGCGCGTGGCGGTGCTCGCGACAGGAGACGAGCTCGTCTCGCCCGGCACGCCCGCGCTTCCCCACCAGGTCTACGAGAGCAACCTCATCCTCGTCGCCGCGCTCGCCCGCGAGGCCGGCGCCGACGTGCGCCACCTCGACCGCGCTCGCGATGACGAGGACACCTTGCGCGACGCCCTTCGCCGCCTCGCGCCCCAGGTGGACGTGCTCATCACCACCGGCGGCGCGTCCGTGGGCGACAAGGACCACGTGAAGCGCGTGCTGGCCGCGCTCGGGGCCCGCTTCCATGTGGACGGCGTGGCCCTCAAGCCCGGCAAGCCCGTGGCCGTGGCGCGCCTCGGTGACACCGCCGTCGTCGTGCTGCCGGGCAACCCCGGCGCGGCCACCGTCGCCTTCGACCAGTTCGCGCGCCCGCTGCTCCTCAAGCGCCAGGGCGTCCTCGAGACGCGCCGCCGCGTCCGCGCCCGCCTCTCCGAGCCGCGCCACAAGCAGGCCGGGCTCACGTACCTCATCACCGCCGCGCTGGAGCACTCCGGCGACGGCGAGCCCGTCGCGCGCCTCCGCCCCCAGGGCGCGGGACAGATTCTGCAGAACGTCCACGGCGAGGGCTGGGCCGTCCTCCCCTCCGGCCGCGCCGACTTCGCCGCGGGCGACTCCGTCGACGTGGAGCTGTTCCACGACTCCGCCCACGTCGCGGCGGACCTGGCTCCGAGCACCACCGCATGA
- the mobA gene encoding molybdenum cofactor guanylyltransferase has product MDAAGAEFPDVSLAIIAGGQGRRLSGAPKGLLAVQGRTVLERLLSQAPLFGDVLMVANVPELYARFGLRTVADVVPGKGAPGGVHAALVAARTPWVVAVACDMPFVSTEALRMLLGARDEAVDAVCFEVAGRLEPLLAAYRTTLAAGWGESLREDPSLRQLLAHARARLLPEETLRTVDPRLRSLVNVNTPEDLARHGVTLPRG; this is encoded by the coding sequence ATGGATGCAGCCGGAGCTGAGTTCCCGGACGTGTCGCTGGCCATCATCGCGGGAGGCCAGGGGCGTCGGCTGTCCGGCGCGCCGAAGGGGCTGCTGGCGGTGCAGGGCCGCACGGTGCTGGAGCGGTTGCTGTCGCAGGCGCCACTCTTCGGGGACGTGCTGATGGTGGCGAACGTGCCGGAGCTCTATGCGCGCTTCGGGTTGCGCACGGTGGCGGACGTGGTGCCGGGCAAGGGTGCGCCGGGAGGAGTCCACGCGGCGCTGGTGGCGGCGCGCACGCCGTGGGTGGTGGCGGTGGCGTGTGACATGCCCTTCGTTTCGACGGAGGCGCTGCGCATGCTGCTGGGCGCACGGGATGAGGCGGTGGATGCGGTGTGCTTCGAAGTCGCGGGCCGGCTGGAGCCGTTGCTCGCGGCCTACCGGACGACGCTCGCGGCGGGGTGGGGTGAGTCGCTGCGGGAGGACCCGTCGCTGCGCCAGCTCCTGGCCCACGCCCGCGCGCGGCTGTTGCCCGAGGAGACTCTGCGCACGGTGGACCCGAGGCTGCGCTCCCTCGTGAATGTGAACACGCCGGAGGACCTGGCGCGGCACGGTGTCACGCTGCCTCGGGGGTGA